Proteins from a genomic interval of Methanofollis formosanus:
- a CDS encoding class I SAM-dependent methyltransferase — translation MDDEERVRRWCRRVEKRRAEAERQALIAGGLLDRGVRPCADGDDLLLPLVERVEGAEEAMFKPFPHHEDLPRHELVGGIAIMQEEDRAGAARVLASRPSLHTVLFPTSAVEGEFRTREFLVLAGEETTQTVVTEHGHHFVVDLARAYFSARLSTERQRVCDEMTEGERVVDMFAGVGPFALTLADRASLVVAADLNPAAVSLLCENIRKNQKTNVIPVLADAIHLPGVFGRTFDRVIMNLPMESVQFLGAAFALCRPGGTIHFYALVDEEGKYLDAIRAFPVAEVRERRVRSYSPAEWHAVYEIEVGG, via the coding sequence ATGGATGACGAAGAGCGGGTGCGGCGGTGGTGTCGACGGGTGGAGAAACGGCGTGCGGAAGCGGAGCGGCAGGCCCTGATCGCCGGCGGGTTGCTGGACCGGGGGGTGCGGCCCTGCGCCGACGGCGACGACCTCCTCCTCCCGCTCGTCGAGCGGGTGGAGGGCGCCGAGGAGGCGATGTTCAAACCTTTCCCGCACCACGAGGACCTGCCCAGGCACGAACTCGTCGGCGGGATCGCGATCATGCAGGAGGAGGACCGGGCCGGTGCCGCCCGCGTCCTCGCCTCCCGCCCGTCGCTGCACACCGTGCTCTTCCCCACCTCCGCGGTGGAGGGAGAGTTCAGGACCAGGGAGTTCCTGGTGCTTGCCGGCGAGGAGACGACTCAAACGGTGGTCACCGAGCACGGCCACCACTTTGTCGTCGACCTGGCCCGCGCCTATTTCTCGGCCCGCCTCTCCACCGAGCGCCAGCGGGTCTGCGATGAGATGACGGAGGGTGAGCGGGTCGTCGATATGTTCGCGGGCGTCGGGCCCTTCGCCCTCACCCTCGCCGACCGCGCTTCTCTCGTCGTCGCCGCCGACCTCAACCCCGCGGCCGTCTCTCTGCTCTGCGAGAACATCAGAAAGAACCAGAAGACCAACGTCATCCCGGTCCTCGCCGACGCCATCCACCTGCCGGGCGTCTTCGGCCGGACCTTCGACCGGGTGATCATGAACCTCCCGATGGAGTCGGTCCAGTTTCTCGGGGCCGCCTTCGCCCTCTGCCGTCCGGGCGGGACGATCCATTTCTATGCCCTGGTGGACGAGGAGGGGAAGTATCTCGATGCGATCCGGGCCTTCCCGGTGGCGGAGGTGCGGGAGCGCCGCGTGCGGAGTTACTCGCCGGCTGAGTGGCACGCGGTGTATGAGATTGAGGTCGGGGGGTGA
- a CDS encoding thiolase domain-containing protein: MRDVAVIGIGCTKFGEWWDRSFRNLFVEAGVSAIEDANLAGEQIDAMYVGNMSAGRFIEQEHIGALIADYAGLASEHIPATRVEAACASGGLAFREAVISVASGMSDIVVAAGVEKMTDVDTSLSTDALAGAADREWESFAGATFPGLYAMIANDYIHRYGLTREQLAQVAVKNHYNGARNPIAQFQKEISLGTVTNSTMVADPLRLFDCSPITDGAAAVVVAPLEMAKKFTDTPIKVLATAQASDTIALHDRRDISTLDASVAAGNRAFKMAGLERKEIDFVEVHDCFTIAEICAIEDLGFCKKGEAGKFTEEGATALGGQIPVNTSGGLKACGHPVGATGIKQVCEAVLQLRGEAGKRQVDGAEIGMTHNVGGTGATVAAHIFGRA; the protein is encoded by the coding sequence TTGTTGAGGCAGGCGTCAGCGCCATCGAGGACGCCAACCTCGCGGGCGAACAGATCGACGCGATGTACGTCGGCAACATGAGCGCCGGCCGGTTTATCGAGCAGGAACACATCGGCGCGCTCATCGCCGACTACGCCGGGCTCGCCTCCGAACACATCCCCGCGACCCGTGTCGAGGCGGCCTGCGCCTCGGGCGGCCTTGCCTTCCGCGAGGCGGTCATCTCGGTCGCCTCCGGAATGTCCGACATCGTCGTCGCCGCCGGGGTCGAGAAGATGACCGACGTCGACACCAGTCTCTCCACCGACGCCCTGGCCGGGGCGGCGGACCGCGAGTGGGAGAGCTTTGCCGGGGCGACCTTCCCCGGTCTGTATGCGATGATCGCCAACGACTATATCCACCGGTACGGGTTGACCAGAGAGCAGCTCGCCCAGGTGGCGGTGAAGAACCACTACAACGGCGCACGCAACCCCATCGCACAGTTCCAGAAGGAGATCTCCCTGGGCACGGTGACCAACTCGACGATGGTCGCCGACCCGCTGCGGCTCTTCGACTGTTCGCCGATCACCGACGGGGCGGCGGCCGTGGTCGTCGCACCGCTGGAGATGGCGAAGAAGTTCACCGACACCCCGATCAAGGTGCTCGCAACCGCCCAGGCCAGCGACACCATCGCGCTCCATGACCGCCGGGACATCTCGACCCTGGACGCGAGCGTGGCCGCGGGCAACCGGGCCTTCAAGATGGCCGGGCTTGAGCGAAAAGAGATCGACTTCGTCGAGGTCCACGACTGTTTCACCATCGCAGAGATCTGCGCCATCGAAGACCTCGGCTTCTGCAAGAAGGGCGAGGCCGGGAAGTTCACCGAAGAAGGCGCCACCGCCCTGGGCGGCCAGATCCCGGTGAACACCAGCGGCGGGCTGAAGGCCTGCGGTCACCCGGTCGGTGCGACCGGTATCAAGCAGGTCTGCGAGGCCGTGCTCCAGCTCCGCGGCGAGGCCGGGAAGCGGCAGGTCGACGGGGCCGAGATCGGCATGACGCACAATGTCGGCGGGACCGGTGCGACGGTCGCCGCGCATATCTTCGGGAGGGCCTGA
- a CDS encoding Zn-ribbon domain-containing OB-fold protein — MSVPRFWRKIPQRYNLEGTHCETCGRYFYPPRNICPDCRREGTIVNHTFKGVGKVVTYSVIRTASDQFSALTPYVLAIVELEEGPRLTTQLVCAPEEVSIGMPVKGVFRKIGAEGESGVIYYGTKFAPM, encoded by the coding sequence ATGTCGGTACCACGCTTCTGGAGAAAGATCCCCCAGCGTTACAACCTGGAGGGGACGCACTGCGAGACCTGCGGGCGGTACTTCTATCCGCCCAGGAACATCTGCCCTGACTGCCGGCGCGAGGGCACGATCGTCAACCACACCTTCAAGGGTGTCGGCAAGGTCGTGACCTACTCGGTGATCAGGACAGCGAGCGACCAGTTCTCGGCCCTGACGCCCTATGTCCTGGCCATCGTCGAACTCGAGGAAGGCCCGAGGCTGACGACGCAGCTCGTCTGTGCGCCCGAAGAGGTCTCGATCGGGATGCCGGTCAAAGGGGTCTTCCGCAAGATCGGCGCCGAGGGCGAGAGCGGGGTCATCTACTATGGAACGAAGTTCGCTCCGATGTGA